One Campylobacter concisus DNA segment encodes these proteins:
- a CDS encoding DMT family transporter: MLKRFYISHLGIFYMLFACFMFAVTGAFAKYLSKDMPSIEVVFFRNLIGLFIVIYAIYKFPFKQTGGHFFLLMFRGFVGTVALFAFFYNVAHVNLATAFTFQKTNPIFTAILAAIIFKERLSSLGWFAVFLGFGGILLVIQPNLGINKTDIIGIWSGLGAAIAYTSVKELNKSYGTNVIVLSFMLWGSFLPLICMGMAEFFTYEPLDFLFSKFAMPSWHNVVFILLMGLSGYYFQAFMTKAFAVGKKAGVIAAVSYADVIFTLIIGYFMGDALPNHLALAGIVLVVVSGILVVKEK; this comes from the coding sequence ATGTTAAAAAGGTTTTATATTTCACATCTTGGCATTTTTTATATGCTCTTTGCTTGCTTTATGTTTGCCGTGACTGGCGCATTTGCAAAGTATCTGAGCAAAGATATGCCTTCTATCGAGGTTGTTTTTTTTAGAAATTTGATCGGACTTTTCATCGTCATCTACGCCATCTATAAATTTCCATTTAAACAAACTGGTGGGCACTTTTTCTTGCTGATGTTTCGTGGTTTTGTGGGCACGGTGGCGCTTTTTGCATTTTTTTATAACGTAGCGCACGTAAATTTAGCCACAGCCTTTACCTTTCAAAAGACAAATCCGATATTTACAGCCATTCTCGCAGCTATTATTTTTAAGGAGCGTCTAAGCTCGCTTGGCTGGTTTGCTGTCTTTTTAGGATTTGGTGGAATTTTGCTTGTTATTCAGCCAAATTTAGGCATCAATAAAACCGATATCATCGGTATTTGGAGCGGTCTTGGAGCGGCTATTGCCTACACGAGTGTCAAGGAGCTAAACAAGAGCTACGGCACAAACGTGATCGTGCTAAGCTTCATGCTTTGGGGCTCGTTTTTGCCGCTTATTTGTATGGGGATGGCTGAGTTTTTTACATATGAGCCGCTTGATTTTTTATTTTCTAAATTTGCTATGCCAAGCTGGCACAACGTCGTTTTTATCTTGCTAATGGGGCTTAGCGGATACTATTTTCAGGCGTTTATGACAAAGGCATTTGCAGTCGGTAAAAAGGCTGGCGTCATCGCTGCGGTTAGCTATGCAGACGTCATTTTTACGCTTATTATTGGCTATTTTATGGGCGATGCGTTACCAAATCACTTGGCACTCGCAGGTATCGTGCTTGTCGTGGTGAGTGGAATTTTAGTTGTTAAAGAAAAATAA
- the der gene encoding ribosome biogenesis GTPase Der, whose protein sequence is MQKVILVGKPNVGKSSLFNRLARRRIAITSDVSGTTRDTNKAKIEVEGKECILIDSGGLDDSSELFKNVKAKTLAEAKNSDVILYMVDGKMMPDDEDRAIFYELSKLNLPIALVINKVDSKKDEQREWEFVSFGAKNSFGISVSHNTGVDELSIWLAKHLEAKVQIKADLIDDFDDFLENYNDEGELSDEIDYESKNIRVGIIGRVNVGKSSLLNALVKESRAVVSDVAGTTIDPVNEIYEHDGRVFEFVDTAGIRKRGKIEGIERYALNRTEKILEETDVALLVLDSSEPLTELDERIAGIASKFELGVIIVLNKWDKSSEEFDELCKEIKDRFKFLSYAPIISVSALGGKRVHKIYPLIVEIYKNYTQKIQTSKLNEVIGEATKAHPLPRDKGRVVKIYYAVQFKTAPIMIALIMNRPKCLHFSYKRYLTNKLRESFSLAGVPIVLIPKKRGESDEDKEQ, encoded by the coding sequence TTGCAAAAAGTAATATTAGTAGGCAAGCCAAATGTCGGCAAAAGCTCACTTTTTAACCGCTTAGCAAGAAGACGCATCGCCATAACAAGCGACGTTAGCGGCACTACAAGAGATACAAATAAAGCTAAGATCGAAGTTGAGGGCAAAGAGTGTATATTAATCGACAGCGGCGGGCTTGATGATAGCAGCGAGCTTTTTAAAAACGTAAAAGCAAAGACCTTGGCAGAGGCTAAAAACTCAGACGTCATCTTATACATGGTCGATGGCAAAATGATGCCAGATGATGAGGACAGAGCCATTTTTTACGAGCTTAGCAAGCTAAATTTACCAATCGCTCTAGTAATCAACAAAGTCGATAGCAAAAAAGACGAGCAAAGAGAGTGGGAATTTGTAAGTTTTGGCGCAAAAAACTCATTTGGCATTTCAGTAAGCCACAACACCGGCGTCGATGAGCTTAGCATCTGGCTGGCAAAACACTTAGAAGCGAAAGTGCAGATAAAGGCCGATTTGATCGATGATTTTGATGATTTTTTAGAGAACTATAACGACGAGGGCGAGCTAAGCGACGAGATAGACTATGAGAGCAAAAACATAAGAGTTGGCATCATAGGCCGTGTAAATGTCGGCAAAAGCTCACTTCTAAATGCCCTTGTAAAAGAGAGCCGCGCCGTTGTTAGCGACGTGGCAGGCACTACGATCGATCCAGTTAATGAAATTTACGAGCATGATGGCAGAGTTTTTGAGTTTGTCGATACTGCTGGTATCAGAAAGCGCGGCAAGATCGAGGGCATCGAGAGATACGCGCTAAATAGAACTGAGAAAATTTTAGAAGAGACAGACGTGGCACTACTTGTGCTTGATAGCTCTGAGCCGCTAACTGAGCTTGATGAGCGTATCGCTGGCATCGCCTCGAAATTTGAGCTTGGCGTCATCATCGTGCTAAACAAATGGGACAAAAGCAGCGAAGAATTTGACGAGCTTTGCAAAGAGATAAAAGATAGGTTTAAATTTCTCTCATACGCGCCGATCATCAGCGTTTCGGCACTTGGTGGCAAGAGAGTGCATAAAATTTACCCACTCATAGTTGAAATTTACAAAAACTACACCCAAAAAATTCAAACTTCAAAGCTAAATGAAGTGATCGGCGAAGCGACCAAGGCGCACCCACTGCCACGAGATAAAGGTAGAGTGGTGAAAATTTACTACGCAGTGCAGTTTAAAACCGCACCTATCATGATAGCGCTCATAATGAACCGCCCAAAATGCCTGCACTTTAGCTACAAACGCTACCTGACAAACAAGCTTAGAGAGAGCTTTAGTCTAGCTGGCGTGCCTATCGTGCTGATTCCTAAAAAACGTGGAGAGAGTGATGAAGACAAAGAACAATAA
- a CDS encoding shikimate kinase, which translates to MKTKNNNIVLIGFMGVGKGTTARALSKALKTMNLDCDDLLESSQNMKIKAIFDEFGEEHFRQLEKDLAKFLATNVKNSIISTGGGFAKVKNLNKIGTVIYLKASFDAIMQRLKNSKNIEKKLAKRPLLSDLKKAEALHLEREKLYEKKADYIVEVEGKTPKQIVKEIRMLLKI; encoded by the coding sequence ATGAAGACAAAGAACAATAATATCGTTTTGATAGGGTTTATGGGTGTTGGCAAGGGCACGACCGCAAGGGCGCTAAGTAAGGCGCTAAAGACGATGAACCTTGACTGCGACGACTTGCTAGAGAGCTCACAAAACATGAAGATAAAGGCTATCTTTGATGAATTTGGCGAAGAGCATTTTAGGCAGCTTGAAAAAGATCTTGCCAAATTTCTAGCCACAAATGTCAAAAATAGCATAATCTCAACAGGTGGCGGCTTTGCAAAGGTTAAAAATTTAAACAAAATAGGCACCGTGATCTATCTAAAAGCAAGCTTTGATGCGATCATGCAAAGGTTAAAAAATAGCAAAAATATCGAGAAAAAGCTCGCCAAACGCCCACTTTTAAGCGACCTAAAAAAGGCCGAGGCACTTCATCTGGAGCGAGAGAAGCTCTATGAAAAAAAGGCTGATTATATCGTTGAAGTGGAGGGCAAAACTCCAAAACAGATCGTAAAAGAGATAAGGATGCTTTTAAAAATTTAG
- the trpS gene encoding tryptophan--tRNA ligase, with the protein MRVLTGLQPSGKLHLGNYFASIKQMVDMQEKNEMFMFIANYHAMTSLSEAKALKQNTFDAACAFLALGIDPNKSIFWVQSDVKDVLELYWVLSQHTPMGLLERAHSYKDKVAKGLSSHHGLFSYPVLMAADILLYNAQVVPVGKDQIQHVEIARDIAIKFNNEHGEIFTLPEAKIDENVATVPGTNGEKMSKSYGNTIDIFADAKTLKKQISSIVTDGTPLEEPKQWQNCNVYNIAKLFLDENGQRDLQARYERGGEGHGHFKAYLNELVWDYFKDAREKFEHYQNNPDEVAKILDLGAKKAQNIAHETIEKVREAVGIYR; encoded by the coding sequence ATGAGAGTATTAACCGGCCTCCAACCAAGCGGAAAGCTGCATTTAGGCAACTATTTTGCCTCGATAAAGCAGATGGTTGATATGCAAGAAAAAAACGAGATGTTTATGTTTATAGCAAACTACCACGCGATGACCAGTCTTAGCGAGGCAAAGGCGCTAAAGCAGAACACTTTTGACGCTGCGTGCGCATTTTTAGCACTTGGGATCGACCCAAATAAGAGCATTTTTTGGGTACAAAGCGACGTTAAAGACGTGCTTGAGCTTTACTGGGTACTAAGCCAGCATACGCCTATGGGCCTACTTGAGCGCGCGCACAGCTACAAAGACAAGGTCGCAAAGGGCCTTAGCTCGCACCACGGACTCTTTAGCTATCCGGTTTTGATGGCGGCTGATATCTTGCTTTATAACGCGCAGGTCGTGCCTGTGGGCAAGGACCAGATCCAGCACGTAGAGATCGCACGTGATATTGCTATCAAATTTAACAACGAACATGGCGAGATTTTCACTCTACCTGAAGCAAAGATCGATGAAAACGTCGCTACCGTGCCTGGCACAAACGGCGAAAAGATGAGCAAAAGCTACGGCAATACGATTGATATCTTCGCAGACGCCAAGACGCTTAAAAAGCAAATTTCTAGCATCGTAACTGATGGCACACCGCTTGAAGAGCCAAAGCAGTGGCAAAACTGCAACGTCTATAATATCGCAAAGCTTTTCTTAGACGAGAACGGACAGCGCGACTTGCAGGCTAGATATGAGCGAGGCGGTGAGGGTCACGGACACTTTAAAGCCTATCTAAACGAGCTTGTTTGGGACTATTTTAAAGATGCAAGAGAGAAATTTGAGCACTATCAAAATAATCCTGACGAGGTGGCTAAAATTTTAGATCTAGGCGCTAAAAAAGCTCAAAATATAGCTCACGAAACGATAGAAAAAGTGCGTGAAGCAGTTGGAATTTACAGATAA
- a CDS encoding copper resistance protein CopD, producing the protein MQNLYPYAQIVHLFCAIIFVGYLFFDVIILRAASKKLPPELAQKAKQAIGSVAVRIMPICLLLLVLTGGIMMSNWVGSKAGGYFETNLQIAFMIKFFLAMVIVAAVIVNLSCKFIFKRPSPLGDIHPIALTLAVLIVLLAKVMFMV; encoded by the coding sequence ATGCAAAATTTATATCCCTACGCGCAGATAGTCCATCTTTTTTGTGCGATCATATTTGTTGGCTACCTATTTTTTGATGTGATCATATTAAGAGCGGCGAGCAAAAAGCTGCCACCAGAGCTTGCGCAAAAGGCAAAGCAAGCCATCGGCTCGGTAGCTGTTAGGATCATGCCTATTTGTCTGCTACTTTTAGTTTTAACTGGTGGCATAATGATGAGTAACTGGGTTGGCAGCAAGGCTGGAGGCTACTTTGAGACAAATTTACAGATCGCTTTTATGATCAAATTTTTCTTAGCGATGGTGATCGTGGCTGCGGTTATAGTAAATTTAAGCTGCAAATTTATATTTAAGCGCCCTAGCCCACTTGGCGACATCCACCCTATCGCACTTACGCTTGCGGTGCTAATCGTTCTGCTTGCAAAAGTTATGTTTATGGTTTAA
- the serS gene encoding serine--tRNA ligase, whose protein sequence is MINLKLLETNYDEFVKKLEGKNVKASLLDELLHTFNELKQKRKALENFQAIQNAKSKELGVKARAGEDVSELKNELNLNKAALADADEIVKKCEEKLEQISFSVPNITDDDVPFGKDEDDNVCIKTVLEPTKFDFTPKEHWELGESLGWLDFERGAKLSGSRFTVLRGMGARLSRALVNYMIDFNSARGFELVNVPYLVSSNTLFGTGQLPKFEEDLYKVRDEDLYLIPTSEVPVTNLYNDTIIEAEQLPIKMTCYSACFRQEAGSAGRDTRGMIRQHQFEKVELVSITTPDQSEGVLAEMVACASDLLTSLGLPHRHMLLCSGDLGFSAAKTIDLEVWLPGQGKYREISSISNTRDFQARRAKIRFKDGKKNMLVNTLNGSSLAVGRTLIAIMENYQKADGTIEIPEVLKRYM, encoded by the coding sequence ATGATAAATTTAAAACTACTTGAGACAAACTACGATGAATTCGTAAAAAAACTAGAGGGCAAAAACGTTAAAGCTAGCTTACTAGACGAGCTTTTGCACACTTTTAACGAGCTAAAGCAAAAACGCAAAGCGCTTGAAAATTTCCAAGCGATCCAAAACGCAAAGAGCAAAGAGCTTGGCGTAAAAGCAAGAGCCGGCGAGGATGTGAGCGAGCTTAAAAATGAGCTAAATTTAAACAAAGCTGCCCTTGCTGACGCTGACGAGATCGTTAAAAAATGCGAAGAAAAGCTTGAGCAAATTTCATTTAGCGTGCCAAATATCACTGACGATGATGTGCCATTTGGCAAAGATGAGGACGATAACGTCTGCATAAAAACGGTGCTAGAGCCAACTAAATTTGACTTTACGCCAAAGGAGCACTGGGAGCTAGGCGAGAGCCTTGGCTGGCTTGACTTTGAAAGAGGCGCAAAACTCTCAGGATCTCGCTTTACCGTGCTTCGCGGCATGGGAGCAAGGCTTAGTAGAGCGCTTGTTAATTACATGATCGACTTTAACAGCGCGCGTGGCTTTGAGCTTGTAAATGTCCCTTATCTAGTAAGCTCAAACACGCTTTTTGGCACCGGTCAGCTGCCTAAATTTGAAGAGGATCTTTACAAAGTGCGCGACGAGGACCTCTACCTTATCCCAACTAGCGAAGTGCCTGTGACAAATTTATACAATGACACCATTATTGAAGCCGAGCAGTTACCTATAAAGATGACTTGCTACTCGGCATGCTTTCGCCAAGAGGCAGGTTCAGCAGGACGTGACACGAGAGGCATGATCCGTCAGCACCAGTTTGAAAAGGTCGAGCTTGTAAGCATCACAACGCCCGATCAAAGCGAGGGCGTGCTTGCTGAAATGGTAGCGTGCGCGAGCGACCTACTAACTAGCCTTGGGCTGCCTCATCGCCACATGCTACTTTGCAGCGGCGATCTAGGCTTTAGCGCCGCAAAGACGATAGACCTTGAGGTTTGGCTACCAGGTCAAGGAAAATACCGCGAGATCAGCTCTATCTCTAATACTCGTGATTTTCAAGCAAGAAGAGCGAAAATTCGCTTTAAAGATGGCAAGAAAAATATGCTTGTAAATACCCTAAATGGCTCAAGCTTGGCAGTTGGCAGGACGCTAATAGCAATAATGGAAAACTACCAAAAGGCTGATGGCACTATCGAAATTCCAGAAGTTCTTAAAAGGTATATGTAG
- a CDS encoding tetratricopeptide repeat protein, with translation MADDEVVVLKPPGEQAEQAPEEAKAEAAEEIVSLESIASDGVLQDESIPEPIPVKKSKKKLFIIIGAAALVLVILISVLLIVLLKKDKKEEIDTTAIVKNIENNYQTQNFGASKIDEMINKANQLYERGNKFEALKIYENIAVYNQSLSNYNLGVSQMKQEKCDEAIISFNKAITDRENTAVSAINAAVCSLELNNTKNFNYYIGLADSFLQYENSSPLYSYYYALVNYYKGNYYEALQALSHPSTDDYKGEYAYLSAKILSLFGDDERAIAKLEGQKAFKADFTLAQLYARLGKYDKARDYLTRASKNTPNIDLIKMTEALIDLKTADYGDAAAFIKDVYDYNASMPSKIYKIKTILKPDLFDVSLAQAHFSDDIFFDRTRRYETLFYFAPYKVFDAKQSIEQIRKGGVSVFLDDTSAANDYLSQSAAASKVNAKLSEAIAKALNYRLKEANKDFEELAKAYPNHSILQYNLALSYAQLGNFSLAAKHFIASYHQDVNNHLSGIFGAICMDINRNLNPKLVEEIGENLENDKSLKPVNLYASLLSLVSGNQSAMIRWLEEPKEPTTLNLAFDIITAKISNNDEIMSKKADELMKILPNDIIANILNFISKNKDQNIKEYAKAIQIYFNDKNLDSNAFYHGADIIKKQYIKLLQISGLLTRERDRLRAQLKSAPKNINLIQTLAYVDIFTNDFDESYKLYNEVIDEFKINDAGTLFLASVAATGANKITNAIALLELTKLNDPSAVENRAALGFMYQQIDNIKAALIQYSKVGNVGYNNEFYDFMIDN, from the coding sequence GTGGCTGATGACGAGGTTGTAGTTCTAAAACCACCTGGCGAGCAAGCAGAGCAAGCGCCTGAGGAGGCAAAAGCCGAGGCCGCTGAAGAGATCGTCTCGCTTGAGAGCATCGCAAGTGATGGCGTGCTGCAAGATGAGAGCATCCCAGAGCCAATACCAGTAAAAAAGAGCAAGAAAAAGCTCTTTATCATCATCGGTGCGGCCGCTTTGGTGCTTGTCATCTTGATATCTGTTTTGTTAATTGTTTTGCTAAAAAAAGATAAAAAAGAGGAGATAGACACTACAGCTATCGTAAAAAATATAGAAAACAACTACCAAACGCAAAATTTTGGCGCTTCAAAGATCGATGAGATGATAAACAAGGCAAACCAGCTTTATGAGCGCGGCAATAAATTTGAAGCGTTAAAAATTTATGAAAACATAGCTGTTTATAACCAATCTCTCTCAAACTACAACCTCGGCGTTTCGCAGATGAAACAAGAAAAATGTGACGAGGCGATCATCTCCTTTAACAAAGCGATAACTGACCGAGAAAATACCGCAGTGAGCGCCATAAACGCCGCTGTTTGCTCACTTGAGCTAAATAACACTAAAAATTTCAACTACTACATAGGGCTTGCAGACTCCTTTTTGCAGTATGAAAACAGCTCGCCACTTTACAGCTACTACTATGCGCTGGTTAATTATTACAAAGGTAATTACTACGAGGCGTTGCAAGCACTCTCTCACCCTAGCACAGATGACTACAAGGGCGAGTATGCCTACTTGAGTGCTAAAATTTTATCGCTTTTTGGAGATGACGAGAGAGCCATAGCAAAGCTAGAAGGGCAAAAGGCCTTTAAGGCTGACTTTACGCTAGCACAGCTCTACGCAAGGCTTGGCAAATACGACAAGGCAAGGGACTATTTAACAAGGGCTTCTAAAAATACGCCAAATATCGATCTTATCAAGATGACTGAGGCGCTAATCGATCTAAAGACTGCTGATTATGGCGACGCGGCGGCATTTATCAAAGATGTTTATGACTACAACGCCTCGATGCCAAGCAAAATTTACAAGATAAAGACCATACTAAAGCCAGATCTCTTTGACGTCAGCCTAGCTCAGGCGCACTTTAGCGACGATATATTTTTTGACAGAACAAGGCGCTACGAGACGCTATTTTACTTTGCGCCTTACAAGGTTTTTGACGCAAAACAGAGCATCGAGCAGATAAGAAAGGGCGGAGTTAGCGTCTTTTTAGACGATACCTCAGCGGCAAATGACTACCTTAGCCAAAGTGCCGCCGCCTCAAAGGTCAATGCAAAACTTAGTGAAGCCATCGCAAAGGCACTTAACTACCGATTAAAAGAGGCAAACAAGGACTTTGAAGAGCTTGCCAAAGCCTATCCAAACCACTCGATCTTGCAGTATAACCTGGCTCTAAGCTACGCTCAGCTTGGGAATTTTAGCCTTGCAGCAAAGCACTTTATAGCAAGCTATCATCAAGATGTAAATAACCATCTTTCAGGCATCTTTGGCGCGATCTGTATGGATATAAATAGAAATTTAAATCCAAAACTAGTTGAGGAAATCGGCGAAAATTTAGAAAACGACAAAAGCCTAAAGCCTGTAAATTTATATGCCTCGCTTTTAAGCCTAGTTAGTGGCAACCAAAGCGCGATGATAAGGTGGCTTGAAGAGCCAAAAGAACCTACGACGCTAAATTTAGCCTTTGATATCATCACCGCTAAAATTTCAAACAACGATGAGATAATGTCAAAAAAAGCTGATGAGCTCATGAAAATCTTGCCAAACGACATCATCGCAAATATCTTAAATTTCATCTCTAAAAACAAAGATCAAAACATCAAAGAGTACGCAAAAGCGATACAAATTTACTTTAATGATAAAAATCTCGACTCAAATGCCTTTTATCACGGCGCCGACATCATCAAAAAGCAATACATCAAGCTACTTCAGATCTCAGGCTTGCTAACAAGGGAGCGCGATAGGCTAAGAGCCCAGCTAAAGAGTGCGCCAAAGAATATAAATTTGATCCAAACTCTAGCCTATGTGGATATCTTTACAAATGACTTCGACGAGAGCTATAAGCTTTATAATGAGGTCATAGACGAGTTTAAGATAAATGACGCTGGGACGCTATTTTTGGCCTCTGTGGCAGCCACTGGAGCTAACAAAATAACAAATGCGATCGCACTTTTGGAGCTTACAAAGCTAAATGATCCAAGCGCTGTTGAAAACAGAGCCGCCCTTGGCTTTATGTATCAGCAAATCGATAACATAAAAGCAGCACTTATACAATACAGCAAAGTAGGAAACGTAGGATATAACAACGAATTTTATGATTTTATGATAGATAACTAA
- a CDS encoding DUF2920 family protein produces the protein MLVDGSYEILSCDDVELSIKRDSSLSFYACYDDVKEAKALLVIISGFGEDSDSGYRSHLMQAMAESYDVACISVDYHCIGNRPQIGAKIGLDDLDRAILIKELAKIGITLPIDLKIVDNYDKTSVLLKSLSEEITIRKESGVLPDDFSLDISMTMLPTKNEYQNFGVMQAMDVLNAVLYTKKYINSAKFEHLPVIMVGSSHGGYLAHMCAKIAPWLVDGVIDNSSYAIFLWKLIGFGKEIDFTRFFGCGTGNLYENLNLYFCDKTYWTLDDKSPYYFSDAREEIRNILNLDHLNVQSNYKKPVYVSYHCIYDKDVAPAKDKTELYEALKKLKFDATLHMIKDESEVDGKFIKSLNHGMGMSYKLLLQRELPDVMKKILSKKDKKDEINERCIEYKCGDLLYKFSEVSDKIRLEVTNI, from the coding sequence ATGCTAGTTGATGGAAGCTATGAAATTTTATCTTGTGATGATGTGGAGCTTAGCATAAAAAGAGACTCTTCTCTATCTTTTTATGCCTGTTATGACGATGTTAAAGAGGCAAAAGCTCTTTTAGTCATCATTTCTGGTTTTGGAGAGGACTCTGACTCTGGCTATAGAAGTCACTTGATGCAAGCTATGGCAGAGTCTTATGATGTAGCTTGCATTAGTGTGGATTATCACTGCATAGGCAACCGTCCACAGATCGGAGCAAAAATCGGACTTGATGATCTAGACCGTGCAATACTAATAAAGGAACTGGCAAAGATCGGTATAACTCTACCTATTGATTTAAAAATAGTTGATAACTACGACAAAACCTCTGTTTTACTTAAAAGTCTTAGTGAGGAGATCACTATTCGAAAAGAGAGCGGGGTCTTGCCAGACGATTTTAGTTTAGATATTAGTATGACTATGCTACCGACAAAAAACGAATATCAAAATTTTGGCGTTATGCAGGCAATGGATGTGCTAAATGCCGTTCTTTATACAAAAAAATATATAAATAGTGCCAAATTTGAACATCTGCCAGTGATAATGGTAGGTAGTTCGCATGGTGGATATCTGGCACATATGTGCGCTAAGATAGCTCCGTGGCTAGTTGATGGGGTGATAGATAATAGCTCATATGCTATATTTTTATGGAAACTTATTGGTTTTGGCAAGGAGATTGATTTTACTAGGTTTTTTGGCTGTGGCACTGGAAATTTATATGAAAATTTAAATCTTTACTTCTGTGATAAAACTTATTGGACTCTTGATGATAAATCACCATATTATTTTAGTGATGCAAGAGAAGAGATAAGAAACATCCTAAATTTAGATCATTTAAATGTTCAAAGCAACTATAAAAAGCCAGTTTATGTTAGCTATCACTGCATTTATGACAAAGATGTAGCTCCAGCAAAGGATAAAACCGAGCTTTACGAGGCTCTTAAAAAGCTTAAATTTGACGCAACACTTCATATGATAAAAGATGAGAGCGAGGTCGATGGCAAATTTATAAAGTCTCTAAATCACGGCATGGGGATGTCTTATAAACTGCTTTTGCAAAGAGAGCTTCCTGACGTTATGAAGAAAATCTTGTCTAAAAAAGATAAAAAAGATGAGATCAATGAAAGATGCATAGAGTATAAATGCGGCGATTTGCTTTATAAATTTAGTGAAGTCTCAGATAAGATAAGGCTTGAGGTTACTAATATTTAA
- a CDS encoding TlpA family protein disulfide reductase produces MKFKFLFLCLVAALVMGCVKQYEKHHITLNDSSGIDTQFFPTEKRLKIGDKPYMLFFFGTDCGVCKAAIPDLNLLQKQYGKDVEFIGILGPSKGFDKDIELLKEHNITFKTTSDKVSVDYFSKAVGGVMGVPVIYFFDKDGKMRSKFIGLTPKSVLEGAIRSLL; encoded by the coding sequence ATGAAATTTAAATTTCTATTTTTGTGCTTGGTCGCAGCTCTAGTTATGGGCTGCGTCAAGCAGTATGAGAAGCACCACATCACACTAAATGACTCAAGTGGCATCGACACGCAGTTTTTTCCTACTGAGAAGCGCCTAAAGATAGGCGACAAGCCATATATGCTCTTTTTCTTTGGCACGGACTGCGGAGTGTGTAAAGCTGCGATCCCTGATCTAAATTTACTCCAAAAACAATACGGCAAAGATGTTGAATTTATAGGTATTTTAGGACCTAGCAAGGGCTTTGATAAAGATATAGAGCTTTTAAAGGAGCACAACATCACCTTTAAAACTACAAGCGATAAGGTCTCGGTGGATTATTTCAGCAAGGCAGTTGGTGGCGTTATGGGCGTGCCAGTTATCTATTTTTTTGATAAAGATGGTAAGATGCGATCAAAATTTATCGGTCTTACACCAAAAAGTGTGCTTGAAGGTGCTATAAGATCGCTCTTATAG
- a CDS encoding ABC transporter ATP-binding protein, with protein sequence MQNALELKNICKIFGDVKALDDISFEVKKGEWVSVMGPSGSGKSTLVNILSLMDTPSSGVYMLGGDDASNLNADDTLKFRREKIGLIFQQFHLVPYLSALENVMIAQYYHSSVDEEDAKRALDAVGLSHRLTHRPSQLSGGEQQRLCIARSLINDPEILIADEPTGNLDEANERIILDLFCKLRKDGKTILLVTHNPDLGEYGDKIVYLRHGKLEKIRTIENPKVPNEI encoded by the coding sequence ATGCAAAATGCACTAGAACTTAAAAATATTTGTAAAATTTTTGGCGATGTAAAAGCACTTGATGATATAAGTTTTGAGGTTAAAAAAGGCGAGTGGGTCAGCGTCATGGGACCAAGCGGTAGCGGTAAGAGCACACTTGTAAATATCCTTTCTCTAATGGATACTCCAAGTAGCGGCGTCTATATGCTTGGCGGCGATGATGCGAGCAACCTAAATGCCGATGATACACTTAAATTTAGACGTGAAAAGATCGGCCTTATCTTCCAGCAGTTTCACCTCGTGCCATATCTTAGTGCCCTTGAAAACGTGATGATAGCGCAGTATTATCACAGCTCAGTGGACGAAGAGGACGCTAAAAGAGCGCTTGATGCAGTAGGACTTTCTCACAGGCTCACGCACAGACCAAGCCAGCTAAGTGGCGGCGAGCAGCAACGCCTTTGTATCGCCCGCTCGCTCATAAACGACCCTGAAATTTTAATAGCAGATGAGCCAACTGGTAACCTTGACGAGGCAAATGAGAGGATCATACTTGATCTATTTTGCAAGCTAAGAAAAGACGGCAAGACGATACTTCTAGTCACACACAACCCAGATCTAGGCGAGTACGGCGACAAGATCGTATATCTAAGACACGGCAAGCTAGAGAAAATTCGCACTATCGAAAATCCAAAGGTGCCAAATGAAATTTAA